One Glycocaulis abyssi DNA window includes the following coding sequences:
- a CDS encoding alanine/glycine:cation symporter family protein: MAVEQAPAGGTNLVDLVFMAADFLWGGYWGDEQIVPMGPMVVVLLGIGLFLMIRLGFRPVLTLGGAFSRLWGGRKGDDSAGDITPWQALSTALSGQVGTGNLAGVATAISLGGPGAIFWMWITALFGMALSYAEGSLAVRFREKHADGHFHGGPMYYIKNGLGKGWGWLAVVFCIGALFSALATGNMIQSNSITNGVQTGTENNIARILPCQLLQPTANIGMSACEARRIVDAGGIIELDASGRARGARAAAAADAAEAAAAAATAETGQVIDPDAAMAAEAAPGALTADTLRLVVAAWIPGALIAFFVFLVIIGGIKSIGRVAGIMVPFMAAAYVLVAAFVLVLHIEHVPGAFMQIFEYAFGFGPAVGGLAGYAVMEAVRFGVARGLFSNEAGQGSLPIAHAAAQTKNPIRQGEMAMLGTFIDTIIICTMTALVILVVAGQYPTEGGGFVEYAWMSIGELQDVGITSAAFGQGLPVVGGWVIGLALALFAFTTLIGWSYYAEQSATYLVGDWAAKPFRFVWVAMVFTGAIQANDFVWRLGDIANSAMALPNLLALLLLSGMVVKYTRDFDKNGVVPPAWFGDTAKGPDGKPVASAKPESGKSEEPAG, translated from the coding sequence ATGGCAGTTGAGCAAGCGCCAGCGGGCGGGACAAATCTCGTCGATCTTGTGTTCATGGCGGCTGATTTCCTGTGGGGCGGATACTGGGGTGACGAGCAGATTGTCCCCATGGGTCCCATGGTGGTGGTCCTGCTCGGGATTGGCCTTTTCCTGATGATCCGTCTGGGCTTCCGCCCGGTCCTGACCCTGGGCGGCGCGTTCTCCCGGCTGTGGGGCGGACGCAAGGGCGATGACAGCGCTGGTGACATCACACCATGGCAGGCACTGTCCACCGCGCTTTCCGGTCAGGTCGGCACCGGCAATCTGGCCGGGGTGGCCACGGCCATCTCGCTGGGTGGTCCCGGCGCGATCTTCTGGATGTGGATCACCGCCCTGTTCGGCATGGCGCTGTCCTACGCGGAAGGCTCGCTGGCCGTGCGTTTCCGTGAAAAGCACGCCGACGGACACTTCCATGGCGGGCCGATGTACTACATCAAGAACGGCTTGGGCAAAGGCTGGGGCTGGCTGGCGGTGGTGTTCTGCATCGGCGCGCTGTTCTCCGCGCTCGCCACTGGCAACATGATCCAGTCCAACTCCATCACCAACGGCGTTCAGACGGGCACCGAAAACAATATCGCGCGCATCCTGCCCTGCCAGCTTTTGCAGCCCACGGCCAATATCGGCATGTCGGCCTGCGAGGCGCGGCGCATCGTGGACGCCGGGGGCATTATCGAGCTGGACGCAAGCGGGCGGGCCCGCGGTGCACGCGCCGCCGCAGCCGCAGACGCAGCAGAGGCCGCTGCAGCGGCGGCAACCGCCGAAACCGGCCAGGTGATTGACCCTGATGCGGCCATGGCCGCCGAGGCAGCGCCCGGCGCACTCACCGCCGACACGCTGCGCCTGGTGGTGGCGGCCTGGATACCGGGCGCGCTGATCGCGTTTTTTGTCTTCCTGGTGATTATTGGCGGCATCAAGTCCATCGGACGCGTCGCCGGGATCATGGTGCCGTTCATGGCGGCGGCCTATGTGCTGGTCGCGGCCTTTGTCCTTGTCCTGCACATTGAACATGTGCCGGGCGCCTTCATGCAGATATTCGAGTACGCCTTCGGATTTGGACCGGCCGTAGGCGGGCTGGCAGGCTATGCGGTGATGGAGGCGGTGCGTTTTGGCGTCGCGCGCGGCCTGTTCTCCAACGAGGCTGGTCAGGGCTCCCTGCCTATCGCCCACGCCGCAGCCCAGACCAAGAACCCGATCCGTCAGGGCGAGATGGCGATGCTGGGCACCTTCATCGACACCATCATCATCTGCACCATGACGGCGCTGGTGATCCTGGTGGTCGCCGGCCAGTACCCGACCGAGGGCGGCGGCTTCGTCGAATACGCCTGGATGTCGATCGGCGAACTTCAGGATGTCGGCATCACGTCAGCGGCATTCGGGCAGGGCCTGCCGGTGGTCGGCGGCTGGGTGATCGGACTGGCGCTCGCGCTGTTTGCTTTCACCACGCTGATCGGCTGGTCGTACTATGCCGAACAATCGGCCACCTATCTGGTGGGCGACTGGGCCGCCAAGCCGTTCCGCTTCGTGTGGGTGGCCATGGTGTTCACCGGCGCGATCCAGGCCAATGACTTCGTCTGGCGCCTGGGCGATATCGCCAACTCGGCCATGGCGCTGCCCAACCTGCTGGCACTGCTGTTGCTGTCGGGGATGGTGGTCAAGTACACGCGC
- the purH gene encoding bifunctional phosphoribosylaminoimidazolecarboxamide formyltransferase/IMP cyclohydrolase, with protein sequence MSDEFLAPVRRALISVSDKTGLVARARKLSEMGVELISTGGTLATLRESGLEARDAAEVTGYPEMMDGRVKTLHPRIHGGLLARRDREDDLASMDEHGIPAIDLLMVNLYPFEDAVASGADIEGCIAKIDVGGPAMIRAAAKNHVHVTVCVEGDDLEKVIGEMEKHEGQTTLALRRHLAAKAFARTAAYDSAIAERLAEETNEPDNRFFAIGGTLSQGLRYGENPHQSAALYASPAPRPGIVSAKQLQGKELSYNNLADADAAFELVSEFDAEEQAACVIVKHANPCGVSAADKLATAYDRAFAADPVSAFGGIVALNRKLDADTADLIASHFTEVVIAPEADDAAMEILAAKKNVRVLVTGGMANPAQAAWMVKSVAGGLLVQARDTGHVLARDLKTVTERAPSEAELADLLFAWRVVKHVKSNAIVYAKGGTTSGIGMGQTSRLDAAVLAARKAELAAQENGWDEPRTRGSVCASDAFFPFADGLNAAIEAGATAIIQPGGSIRDDEVIKAANEAGLAMVFTGMRHFRH encoded by the coding sequence ATGTCGGATGAATTCCTTGCGCCGGTACGCCGCGCGCTGATCTCGGTATCGGACAAGACCGGCCTGGTGGCCCGCGCCCGCAAGCTGTCAGAGATGGGCGTCGAGCTGATCTCCACTGGCGGCACGCTGGCAACATTGCGCGAATCCGGGCTGGAGGCGCGCGACGCCGCCGAAGTGACCGGGTACCCTGAAATGATGGATGGCCGGGTGAAAACCCTGCATCCGCGCATTCATGGCGGGTTGCTGGCAAGGCGTGACCGGGAGGATGATCTGGCCTCGATGGACGAGCATGGCATCCCGGCCATCGACCTTCTCATGGTCAATCTCTACCCGTTCGAGGATGCGGTCGCCTCCGGCGCGGACATTGAGGGCTGCATCGCCAAGATCGATGTCGGCGGCCCGGCCATGATCCGCGCTGCCGCCAAGAACCACGTCCATGTCACGGTGTGCGTGGAAGGCGACGATCTGGAAAAAGTCATTGGCGAAATGGAAAAGCATGAGGGGCAGACAACGCTCGCCCTGCGCCGCCATCTGGCCGCAAAAGCCTTTGCCCGTACCGCCGCCTATGACAGTGCGATTGCCGAGCGGCTGGCCGAGGAAACAAACGAGCCGGACAACCGCTTTTTCGCCATTGGCGGCACGCTGTCGCAAGGACTGCGCTATGGCGAGAACCCGCACCAGAGCGCAGCCCTCTATGCCAGCCCTGCGCCCCGCCCCGGCATCGTTTCGGCAAAGCAGCTGCAGGGCAAGGAGCTGTCCTACAACAATCTCGCAGACGCAGACGCCGCGTTTGAGCTGGTCAGCGAGTTTGATGCCGAAGAGCAGGCAGCCTGCGTCATCGTCAAGCACGCCAATCCGTGCGGGGTCAGCGCCGCCGACAAGCTCGCCACCGCCTATGACCGCGCGTTTGCTGCCGATCCGGTGAGCGCGTTTGGCGGTATTGTCGCGCTTAACCGCAAGCTGGACGCCGATACGGCTGATCTCATCGCCTCACACTTCACCGAAGTGGTGATCGCGCCGGAAGCCGATGATGCAGCGATGGAAATCCTCGCCGCGAAGAAGAATGTCCGCGTGCTGGTCACGGGCGGCATGGCGAACCCGGCACAGGCCGCATGGATGGTCAAATCGGTGGCGGGGGGCCTGCTGGTCCAGGCGCGCGATACCGGCCATGTGCTGGCCAGGGATCTCAAAACCGTCACCGAGCGGGCGCCGAGCGAAGCCGAGCTGGCCGATTTGCTGTTCGCCTGGCGGGTGGTCAAGCATGTGAAGTCCAACGCCATCGTCTATGCCAAGGGCGGCACCACGTCCGGCATCGGCATGGGCCAGACGAGCCGGCTGGATGCGGCGGTGCTGGCGGCGCGCAAGGCAGAGCTGGCCGCACAGGAAAATGGCTGGGATGAACCGCGCACACGCGGCTCTGTGTGCGCCTCGGATGCCTTCTTCCCGTTTGCCGACGGGCTGAATGCGGCCATCGAGGCAGGTGCCACGGCCATCATCCAGCCGGGCGGCTCGATCCGCGATGACGAGGTGATAAAGGCGGCCAATGAGGCGGGCCTTGCCATGGTCTTCACCGGCATGCGCCATTTCCGGCACTGA
- a CDS encoding heparinase II/III family protein translates to MGSLVTSRDIGQAALGAMRRELSDFANFLPPYRMLSLGGGSGKRTIHPLEPVAGGDATRGAALLAGRFTLGGETLSVPAGESVWALPAPSRAFAARLHSFEWLPDLLAVREDDPTDTALTLIDDWLSWFGRWNSFAWSPAILARRVRIWLQVLPLLDGGDDRSARDTRLKSLVRQSARLRRALPLLPASAERIDAAIALTAASISLELGQRTRQAGERQLAADLKSQVLPDGGHVSRTPLTSARILAALVQLDALANAQGLTLDTEISRAMDRLAGAVRFFRMGPKGLASFHGGGEGSTRLIETAMRGREKVKPFNVAPHSGYHRAEAGGSVVILDAAGPAKGVHGVNAHASALSFEFAPPGGRLIVNCGWNDDQPPAWREAVRATAAHSALTLEETSLARLIRPGWKRNLLGDRFETGPDPVRARRNEEDVGVWLESSHDGYRAKFGVGIRRRLFLAVDGGDLRGEDGIYRPVEDGPPDDPEKLLSFAIRFQLHPGVKASLSRDSLSALLVLPNGDGWRFRTDGGPVRLERSVYLASGPSPVRSTQLVISGEAESYGGGERPPNRVRWAFQRLGRVGGA, encoded by the coding sequence ATGGGCTCTCTCGTCACCAGCCGCGATATCGGGCAGGCCGCCCTTGGCGCGATGCGCCGCGAACTTTCCGATTTTGCCAATTTCCTGCCGCCCTACCGCATGCTGTCTCTGGGAGGGGGGTCGGGCAAGCGCACCATCCATCCTCTCGAACCGGTTGCCGGCGGAGATGCCACGCGCGGCGCAGCGCTGCTGGCAGGCCGGTTCACGCTGGGCGGCGAGACGCTCAGCGTACCGGCTGGCGAGAGCGTGTGGGCGCTGCCCGCGCCGTCGCGGGCCTTTGCCGCACGCCTGCACAGCTTTGAGTGGCTGCCCGACCTGTTGGCGGTGCGCGAGGACGATCCCACAGATACGGCCCTCACCCTGATTGATGACTGGCTTTCATGGTTTGGCCGCTGGAACAGTTTTGCGTGGAGCCCGGCCATACTGGCGCGCCGGGTGCGTATCTGGCTGCAGGTCCTGCCGCTGCTGGATGGCGGTGATGACCGCAGCGCCCGCGATACCCGGCTGAAAAGCCTTGTCCGGCAATCCGCCCGGCTGCGGCGCGCCCTGCCCCTGCTGCCGGCCAGCGCCGAGCGGATAGACGCTGCCATCGCCCTGACGGCAGCTTCCATCAGCCTGGAGCTGGGCCAGCGCACACGCCAGGCCGGCGAACGCCAGCTGGCGGCCGATCTCAAATCGCAAGTCCTGCCTGATGGCGGGCATGTCAGCCGCACGCCACTGACCAGCGCGCGCATCCTGGCCGCCCTGGTGCAGCTGGATGCGCTGGCCAACGCGCAGGGGCTGACGCTCGATACCGAAATCAGCCGGGCGATGGACCGGCTGGCGGGCGCGGTGCGCTTCTTCCGCATGGGCCCCAAAGGGCTTGCCAGCTTCCATGGCGGGGGCGAGGGATCGACCCGGCTGATTGAAACCGCGATGCGCGGGCGCGAAAAGGTGAAACCTTTCAACGTCGCGCCCCATTCGGGCTATCACCGCGCCGAGGCGGGCGGCTCTGTCGTCATTCTGGATGCGGCAGGGCCGGCAAAAGGCGTGCACGGGGTGAACGCCCATGCCAGCGCGCTATCGTTCGAATTTGCGCCGCCCGGTGGCCGCCTGATCGTCAATTGCGGCTGGAATGATGACCAGCCGCCGGCCTGGCGCGAGGCGGTGCGGGCCACAGCGGCTCACTCTGCGCTGACGCTGGAGGAAACCTCCTTGGCGCGCCTTATCCGTCCGGGCTGGAAGCGCAATCTGCTGGGCGACCGGTTCGAGACCGGGCCTGATCCGGTGCGTGCGCGCCGCAATGAGGAAGATGTCGGCGTCTGGCTGGAATCCAGCCATGATGGCTACCGGGCCAAGTTCGGGGTCGGCATACGCCGGCGGCTCTTCCTGGCCGTGGATGGCGGCGATCTGCGCGGCGAGGACGGCATTTACCGCCCCGTTGAGGACGGCCCGCCCGATGATCCGGAAAAGCTTCTGAGCTTTGCCATCCGCTTCCAGCTGCATCCCGGCGTGAAGGCGTCTCTTTCGCGCGATTCCTTAAGCGCGCTTCTGGTCCTGCCCAATGGCGATGGCTGGCGTTTCCGCACCGATGGCGGCCCTGTCCGGCTGGAACGCTCGGTTTATCTCGCCAGTGGCCCCAGCCCTGTGCGCTCGACCCAGCTGGTCATCTCCGGCGAGGCAGAATCGTATGGGGGAGGCGAGCGGCCGCCAAACCGTGTAAGATGGGCGTTCCAGCGCCTTGGTCGCGTCGGCGGGGCGTGA
- a CDS encoding dienelactone hydrolase family protein: MLWRAAILALTASGLTACSNAPDTLEQRIAMLEPHISVQMPQGASEPVPAVLMFSGCGGVISVQQDYAAIANQAGIAALIVDSHGARGIGRMGARLTVCSAARLRGDARAGDVMAALAYARSLPQIDASRLALIGWSHGGWTLLDTLTLAHEGAPPAGMEALPGNALEGVRSVMLVYPWCGFLNRARGHDVPAYPPVHALLAGNDVIADPRACGDLFEAQLETGAQIDWQVLAGLTHAFDAPDEPFDPRVRHDAQGAAHAHDWFAERLASGFLAGQR; the protein is encoded by the coding sequence ATGCTCTGGCGGGCCGCCATTCTGGCGCTCACCGCCAGTGGGCTGACGGCGTGCAGCAATGCGCCTGATACGCTCGAACAGCGTATCGCCATGCTGGAGCCGCATATCAGCGTTCAGATGCCTCAGGGCGCCTCGGAGCCTGTCCCCGCCGTGCTGATGTTTTCAGGCTGTGGCGGGGTGATCTCCGTCCAGCAGGACTATGCGGCGATTGCCAATCAAGCCGGTATTGCGGCGCTGATCGTGGATTCCCATGGCGCACGCGGGATTGGCCGCATGGGTGCGCGCCTGACGGTGTGCAGCGCGGCGCGCCTTCGCGGTGATGCGCGCGCGGGCGATGTCATGGCAGCTCTCGCATATGCGCGCAGCCTGCCGCAGATTGATGCGTCCCGGCTTGCCCTGATCGGCTGGAGCCATGGCGGCTGGACCTTGCTGGATACGCTGACGCTTGCCCATGAGGGTGCGCCGCCTGCCGGGATGGAGGCCCTGCCCGGCAATGCGCTGGAAGGCGTGCGCTCGGTCATGCTGGTCTATCCGTGGTGCGGCTTTCTCAACCGGGCGCGCGGCCATGATGTGCCGGCCTATCCGCCCGTCCATGCCCTGCTGGCGGGCAATGATGTGATTGCCGATCCGCGCGCCTGCGGTGATCTGTTCGAGGCGCAGCTGGAAACGGGCGCGCAGATCGACTGGCAGGTTCTGGCGGGACTGACCCACGCCTTCGATGCGCCCGACGAGCCATTTGATCCGCGCGTGCGCCACGACGCGCAAGGCGCGGCCCATGCACATGACTGGTTTGCTGAGCGTCTGGCGTCCGGCTTTCTGGCCGGTCAGCGTTAG